caaattaatcGCAAGATATTAGGCGCATTCGCGGAGAACTTCGATttaattcgaaaaaaaatgaatttaaacaaatttttcgaCCTAAAGGATGTGGTCAAGTCAATAGACTCTGTGGCACCTACTATATCTCAGATATTTTCGAGCTCATGGATCGTTGATTAAAACAGTTTTAAGCATACATTTTAAAGTGTAGttcttttaaataaagaatttgaataatttataaataaattaaaagctaaCGAGTAAGATCGTTCGCCTTGTGTTTGGAATACTCGCATAAAAAGGTTTCCATAAATAACATGTATAAAATACGTTTTAAAAATGGCTTACAaccttaaataaataaagtaaatactCCCCAATCGGAATTCTCTGCGATATGCACCCCAAAGAAGGTAAATAAAGTCACCTAAAGTACACACATATAGCTCAAGTAAAACTAGGTCGGTATTTCAATGAGGTACAGGTAGTTAGAACTAGGAATGCTTTGTTAGCTGCGTAAGTCTTGGTCCTTCGCCTAGGCATACTGGGCACTCGCCAGTGTCTTCGTCTCCTGCTCTTCGTCGCTGGCCTGCTGGTCCAGCTTCTCGAATCCGTTGCGATCCCGATCGAGAAGTCCGCCCAGCTTGAAGCCATCGCTTTTCTCCCACGCGTGACGACGACTGCGAGCTCCGAAAGGGAGGCAACCTGTGAGATATGTTGGTATAATTGATTAACTAACAATTACCATAGGATTTATATGAGCAATAACACTGGAAATCCCATTCCATTTTTAGTTCATGCATAGATCTGCGATCTGGCGTGCACTGaaacaaaccgaaaacgaaaacagaaTACACTTAAGGATAAACGGAAATTGTGTAGGTATGCTtatgtattttgtataaaactGTTTGTATAATTTGGAACACTAAATGCGGTTTAAATTTtagttacaaaaatattgaacAAAAAGTAACACGCTAACGAAtgcgaaaaacacaaaaagttTACATGCTGTTTAATATACGACACCAAAAAAGCGTGGATAGTGAGATtcaaaagtgaaattaaatatcaaaTTCGAACTTATAACTACATGGTACTACATCAGTTAAGTGTGACAGCACAACACAGGACATTGAGTGAGGAGTAAGCACTGCCGATCAGCACAGACTCTGGTTGGAAGCAGTCAGCTTTCGGTACACCAGGTCGCTGGACGTAGCGGAGCTGTTCGCTTGGTTACCTCGTTTCCTTCGCCGCGCGAAGATCAAAGCCAAGGCAAAGGTAGAGCCGGCAAAAAGGAGCATAAGCGAAGCAACTAGAATGGCTTTGCCACTGGGGTGGTGCACAGCCTCTGGAGTAGCCTGGTTCATTACCACAGCTCGGCTAATAGCGCTGTTGCTAGAGTCCTTGGTGGCCGACAAGGACATTGGTTTGGCGAGCGATCGGTGCACGAACTTGTGGATGCGCATAGGGTTCAGCTCGGCCACGTAGATCTCATTGCCGTCGGCTGTAACGGCCACGTCGTGTGGGTTCTGGAACTCCAGGTTATTGGGACCGAACTTAGACACCAGTTGCTTGCTGCGCATACTTAGCACGAAGCCGTGCACCTCGTTATAGTGCTCAGGATGTATGCCTAACTCGGCGGCTGGTCCGTTCACAATGACCAGCTGCCCACCTGCAGCGGAAAATGAATACATTTAGGGGTAAGATTTGTACAAAAGATGATCTGTTATAGTGGTGTGAATAATGAAATCTAGAGAGGCAACATTTTAAAGAAACCGTGGAAAGATTCTTATGACACCTCATGAACACCGATACCAAAAGGAGATTTATCCACTCACCCGCTGCCGGGGTGTAAGCCATGCTAAAGAGGCGGTCCCCTATCAGCTGGTTGTGGTACTGCGAGTGAAAGGTGCCATTGTTCCAGGAGAAGCACTGTACCCGCCCATTCTCCCTATCAGCTGCGCAGAGCAGCTGCAACTCTGGGACAAGAGTCAGAGCGTGGGGAATCGCGAAGAAGTTCTTGGGCGCCACGTCGTAGGATATGCCAGAAAAGCTGTTCCGTCCCCAGGAGAGGATGAGTTCGCCTTCTCGTGAGTACTTAAGAATGCGGGCATTGCAGTATCCATCCGCCACGAAGAAGTCGCCATTATCCAAAACCGCCACCGAGGTGGGCTTGCAGAATTTTCGTCCGGAGCCGGGCTGGAAGGCATCGCCCAGAGTCAGCACTGGTTTTCCATCGCCTCCACGGGGCGGGAACTTGAAAACCTGGTGCATGGCAACGTCTGTTAGCCACACGTTGTCTTCGGGGTCCACGGTTAGGCCATGTGGCATATAAAAACTGTGGGTGAGATGGGATTTAATAAGGGAGGGCATACTTATAAGGCAAGCCTTTAAAAGGCCAAATCTTACAAAATAGAACTTTTGAacttacaaatataaaatgccTTTActgccaatttaatttaactgcACCAGATAATTACAACGAAAAGCACTAGAGgtacaaacacaaaacaacgCGACTAAAAATGAGTACCAAGAACAATAGAGAACGATATAGGCGACATCCTCGACTATCagttacccgttactcagctagtggcaTTTCGGGGGGATTGTGGGCTGGGTTAAAATGTTTATGGCATATTGatcggacatggccagatcgactccaACGAATGGGTGTACTACGGTACAACCCTGCAAACTAATATTTGCAATCGAATAAACACTATCCTGAACTACCCAAAGTACCGTGCAAGGAAGTTATGATTTCTTACAAGTTCTTTCCCCAGTCATATTGCACTTTGCCTGTTGCGGGCTCCAGTGCGAGAACGGTGCTCTCTCTTATGGGTCCGCGGTACTTCTCCTGGAACTGGTTCATGTAGTCGAAAGTGTTCTGTCCCCAAACGCGGTCCACGCGATGGAAGATGACCACGTTGCCGGCCAGGTCGAAACTTACGGCTGTCACTGCACCCAGTTTAACATTGTTTGCCGGCCAGGCGTTCTGGTAGACGTAAGCTGGGGATCGGATTTCCGTGAACTACAGGGTATACGaatatgaaaaaatgtcaactCACTGCTGTTCAGCTTGGCCAGCTCAGTCTTGATGTCGTGATTAGTTTGCTTAGACGGCTGAGGCCAGTTAAGCTGCGTGGCACCCGATCCTGCCCCGGATCCCTTGAGAATCTGATGCAGGCGTTCgttgttgttactgttgtTGTCCGCATTCTGCAGATAACGCGGCGAACTTTGAGTCTGAAAGAGGGGCAATGAGATTAAGATTAGCGTCCAGGTGGAGCAAAATAATTGCCACGGAGCAACGGCTCCcacgcacacatgcaaagTGCACACCATTGCAAAATCAATATGCTAAACATCTGTGCACACATTGCAAACATATGTTTGCGATATGGGTCTCGTAAACCCAACAACCTCGTAATGATTTGTTTATGGCTTGGTATTTACCTGCGACACTGCTGGTCGGATAAAGAGTAGGAGGTGCAGAAGCAGGCAACAGATTGCCAAGGACTTGCTGCCCTGGCACTTGGCGCTGTCGGTGGAATGCATTGCTTTGGAGTCCCTTTGAAGTTATATAGGTGCCCGATTGCTGGCAGAGATCCAGTCCGGTGTAATTGTGCTCGTAAACAAACGTCTCGCCTCGTCTCGGAACTACAAATCTACTTAAAACGCGGCCATCTTTGCTTGCGATTGAGATGTGATGTGTTCAGCGGCGCAGTTAAGATGTGTTTCTAGGGGATCAATTGCTATAATGTGACCATATTTGGTATGTGTCGGGAATTACAATGCTACAAGCCCTCTATACAAATTTGATTACTTAATGAACTATCAATACGTTAGTGacatattaaattgaaatgttatcTGTTCTTTCTTAGAAACGAGAAGAAAGGGATAACAGTTGAACATTGGTTATATTTGTTGGTATGTAAAATGAATCCCTCCTCAATTCTACGTCGCTGATCAAACAGCTGTTAAGAAGGCGTTAGTACATTTTCGGGTCTCACTTCAatgcttttgtttactttcgAGTTTTGCTCAGAGCTGTTTGAAGAAATATCACTTGCAACATGTCGCAAATAGATCTGAACAAAAGTATTGAGATAATAACCAAAACCGAGGAGTTGGCCGATAAAATTCTGGTCAACAAGCAGGAACTGACGGTAATGGATAAACGCCGCCAGGAAACCCGGCAGGCAATGCGGCTGATGGAAAAGTCGGAGGACAAAAAAGTTTGGATCACGATTGGCAGTATGCTAGTCAAAATGGAGCGAGAAAAGGCATTGGACCTGCTCAAGAAAGGTAGGTAACAGCTTCGTACACTAGATGTTATTTCTATCTATGATTTCCGACAGATCAACAGCAAATAGAGCAGCAAATCAATCTGATATACTCAGATCAGAAAGTTCTGGTCAACAAACATCGCGATTTGGAGTTCAAATCGCCCTTCTCGGGAACACATCTTAAGCCCTTAGAAAAGAAGGAGTTCGACGCTCTGAAAGCTAATCTCCCATTGCTGtgaatatttatgtgtattaAAGTAAGTCTTGGTGCTTAAAATTTTTATGTGTGTGGCGTGAGTGCGAGACAtttgaataaaacatttataatttaaatcctGTTTTATGTTGTCCATTAGTTTACGCAAACATTAATACGTTATATAAATTGACAGAAAAATTAATCTAAATTCCGCTTAGttataagaaaaaaacaagtgaATTTGCCTGGatattaaatttaacattttaattttttaagctGGCGCCAGCCAAGTATCGCCATGAAAGCACAATCGATACATCGTTAAACTGTCATCGCCAGGTGTGACCGTACTGCCCGTGAGTGTGACCCATCCGCGCAAAGCTCCCGAAGCACATTTGTTGTAGCGCTCCGCCGTTGTTGACTTGTTTCGTCGTAGGCTCCGATTGGACCGATCTGATCAGACTTTAAATCGATCGCATTGATTTCGAAACGCAGACTCCTAATCGGAAACTAACCAAATGCATAAGATCAGATCGAAAACTCG
This genomic stretch from Drosophila teissieri strain GT53w chromosome 2L, Prin_Dtei_1.1, whole genome shotgun sequence harbors:
- the LOC122626234 gene encoding peptidyl-alpha-hydroxyglycine alpha-amidating lyase 1 isoform X2, whose amino-acid sequence is MHSTDSAKCQGSKSLAICCLLLHLLLFIRPAVSQTQSSPRYLQNADNNSNNNERLHQILKGSGAGSGATQLNWPQPSKQTNHDIKTELAKLNSTYVYQNAWPANNVKLGAVTAVSFDLAGNVVIFHRVDRVWGQNTFDYMNQFQEKYRGPIRESTVLALEPATGKVQYDWGKNFFYMPHGLTVDPEDNVWLTDVAMHQVFKFPPRGGDGKPVLTLGDAFQPGSGRKFCKPTSVAVLDNGDFFVADGYCNARILKYSREGELILSWGRNSFSGISYDVAPKNFFAIPHALTLVPELQLLCAADRENGRVQCFSWNNGTFHSQYHNQLIGDRLFSMAYTPAAGGQLVIVNGPAAELGIHPEHYNEVHGFVLSMRSKQLVSKFGPNNLEFQNPHDVAVTADGNEIYVAELNPMRIHKFVHRSLAKPMSLSATKDSSNSAISRAVVMNQATPEAVHHPSGKAILVASLMLLFAGSTFALALIFARRRKRVHARSQIYA
- the LOC122626234 gene encoding peptidyl-alpha-hydroxyglycine alpha-amidating lyase 1 isoform X1; protein product: MHSTDSAKCQGSKSLAICCLLLHLLLFIRPAVSQTQSSPRYLQNADNNSNNNERLHQILKGSGAGSGATQLNWPQPSKQTNHDIKTELAKLNSTYVYQNAWPANNVKLGAVTAVSFDLAGNVVIFHRVDRVWGQNTFDYMNQFQEKYRGPIRESTVLALEPATGKVQYDWGKNFFYMPHGLTVDPEDNVWLTDVAMHQVFKFPPRGGDGKPVLTLGDAFQPGSGRKFCKPTSVAVLDNGDFFVADGYCNARILKYSREGELILSWGRNSFSGISYDVAPKNFFAIPHALTLVPELQLLCAADRENGRVQCFSWNNGTFHSQYHNQLIGDRLFSMAYTPAAGGQLVIVNGPAAELGIHPEHYNEVHGFVLSMRSKQLVSKFGPNNLEFQNPHDVAVTADGNEIYVAELNPMRIHKFVHRSLAKPMSLSATKDSSNSAISRAVVMNQATPEAVHHPSGKAILVASLMLLFAGSTFALALIFARRRKRGCLPFGARSRRHAWEKSDGFKLGGLLDRDRNGFEKLDQQASDEEQETKTLASAQYA
- the LOC122626239 gene encoding uncharacterized protein LOC122626239; translation: MSQIDLNKSIEIITKTEELADKILVNKQELTVMDKRRQETRQAMRLMEKSEDKKVWITIGSMLVKMEREKALDLLKKDQQQIEQQINLIYSDQKVLVNKHRDLEFKSPFSGTHLKPLEKKEFDALKANLPLL
- the LOC122626234 gene encoding peptidyl-alpha-hydroxyglycine alpha-amidating lyase 1 isoform X3, whose translation is MHSTDSAKCQGSKSLAICCLLLHLLLFIRPAVSQTQSSPRYLQNADNNSNNNERLHQILKGSGAGSGATQLNWPQPSKQTNHDIKTELAKLNSTYVYQNAWPANNVKLGAVTAVSFDLAGNVVIFHRVDRVWGQNTFDYMNQFQEKYRGPIRESTVLALEPATGKVQYDWGKNFFYMPHGLTVDPEDNVWLTDVAMHQVFKFPPRGGDGKPVLTLGDAFQPGSGRKFCKPTSVAVLDNGDFFVADGYCNARILKYSREGELILSWGRNSFSGISYDVAPKNFFAIPHALTLVPELQLLCAADRENGRVQCFSWNNGTFHSQYHNQLIGDRLFSMAYTPAAGGQLVIVNGPAAELGIHPEHYNEVHGFVLSMRSKQLVSKFGPNNLEFQNPHDVAVTADGNEIYVAELNPMRIHKFVHRSLAKPMSLSATKDSSNSAISRAVVMNQATPEAVHHPSGKAILVASLMLLFAGSTFALALIFARRRKRGNQANSSATSSDLVYRKLTASNQSCLPFGARSRRHAWEKSDGFKLGGLLDRDRNGFEKLDQQASDEEQETKTLASAQYA